The following DNA comes from Nitrogeniibacter aestuarii.
TTTCCTGGAACTGGGTGATGCGCACATAACCATACCCATCTTCCGGGGCCTTGGACTTGACGCTCTGTACGCGGATCACATCACGCACGATGGTGATGATGACCGGCTTGTCCTCGCCTTCGCGGGCAATGGTCAGCACGATGTTCGTGCCTGGCTTGCCGCGCATCTGCTTCACGGCCTCGCCAAGGGTCATGCCTTTGACGGGCGTATCGTCGAGCTTCACGATGAGGTCACCCGCCTGCACCCCTGCGCGGTAGGCCGGCGTGTCCTCGATGGGGGAAATGACTTTCACGAAGCCATCTTCCATGCCCACTTCAATGCCGAGGCCACCGAACTCGCCCTGCGTGCTTTCCTGAAGGTCTTTGAAGGCCTCCACGTCGAGATACGCTGAATGCGGGTCGAGCCCGGTCACCATGCCACTGATGGCATCCGTAATCAGGGTCTTGTCTTCGACCGGTTCGACATAACTTTGCTTGATCGCGTTGAAAACGCTGGCCAGAGCACGAATCTCCGGCACGGGCAGGGGCTCCAGGGCGGCCTTGTCGGCCTGGGCCGGAAAGTTCAGGCTGATCAGGACGCCAGCACACAAGCCGGTCAGCACAAGTCCTGCCTGTTGCAGTTTGCTACGCATCGTCTCTCCAATTAGCCGCTCGCGAGGGAGCCGCTTCAATCATTCTCTGCGAATCCACGTGAGTGGATCGACCGGTCGTCCTTCATGACGGATTTCGAAGTATAAACCCGATTCGGGGATGCCTCCGCTGTCACCCACAGAGGCGATCACATCGCCCGAGCGAACGCGCTCACCGGTTGACTTGAACAAGGCCTCATTGTTTCCGTAGACCGTCAAATAATTGTCACCATGATCCACGATGACCAGGTTGCCGAACCCGCGTAGCCAGTCGGAATAGACCACCATCCCGTCAGCCACGGCGTGCACGTCGTCGCCGGCACGGCTGCGGATGAAAACGCCCTTCCAGCTCGTTCCGGTGGACGCGCGCTCCTGACCGAAGCGTCCGACCAGGCGCCCCTCGACGGGAAAACCCAACTGCCCGCGCAACTTGGCGAAAGCCTTGCCCCGCGCGGACGCATCCGCAGCGCGCCCACTGTGCCCAATCTCCGGCTCGTCCGCGGGTTCGGCGCGCGGGATGACCGGTCTGGGCGGTGGTGCCGTCTCGATCTGACGGATCAGCGCCATGAGCCGTGATTCGTCCTGCTTGAGAGCACCGATCTGTGCCCGCTGCGCTTTGAGCGTCTCCGAGAGTTCTGCGAGTATCTTGCCCCGCCTCGCCTGCTCCTTTGAAAGCTCTGCCGTCAGCGCCTTTTGTTTGCGTTCGTTCGCTTCAAGCGCTGTTTGCCGGATTTCGATCTGAGCGGCCTGCTCGACGAAGCGCGCCTCAGCGATCCTCAAACGTTCGACAATTGCCTGCTTTTCCCGCCCGACACGTTCGAGGTAGTACGCATCCCGCGCCAGCTGGTTGGGATCGCGCGCACTGAGCAAATGCCCCACCCCGGGCTCACCGCCGTGCTGGTAGTAACGCTTGAGCCACTGCCCCAGTGCCTCACGGCCAGCGTCGATCTCTGTCCGGGTTCGAGCCTGGTCCGCCCGCACCTCATCGAGCGCCGCCTTGACCTCGGCCTGCGCCTTGCGCAGCTCGCGCAACTTGCGCTTTGCGCGTGAGACAGCCTGATCGGCCGATTTGAGTGCCTTGTCGGCCTCGGCACGCAGCTTCTCCGTATCGGCGGCGGCGGCCTCGGCCTCCTTGCGACGTGCCTTGATGTCGTTCAGTTCGGCGCGCGACGATGCCGCATCATGCTGCGCATGCGCCGGCTGATGAAAAACGGCGCCGGCGATCACCCACAGGGTCGCCAGCGCCACCGGCGCCAGTAAGCGTCGGAACACGTCGATCAGGCCTTGGCCTTGCCCTGGCTGGCAACGGCCGCCTGCGCTGCCTTGATGGTGTCTTCGTCGGCAAGGTAGTAATGCTTGATCGGCTTGCAGTTTTCGTCCAGTTCATAGACCAGCGGCTGCGCCGTCGGGATGTTCAGCCCGACGATTTCCTGATCACTCACGCCATCGAGATACTTGATAAGGGCACGGATGCTGTTGCCGTGCGCTGCGATCAGGATGCGATCACCGGAGAGGATGCGCGGCACGATCACCGTTTCCCAGTAGGGCACCACTCGGGCCACCGTATCCTTGAGGCACTCGGTGCGCGGGAACTGACCAGCTGGCAACGAAGCATAGCGCGGATCTTCCGGCGTCAGGCGCTCGTCACCGTCTTCCAGCGCCGGTGGCGGCGTATCGTACGAACGGCGCCACACCAGGACCTGATCATCACCGTATTCGGCGGCGGTCTCGGCCTTGTTCAGCCCCTGAAGCGCGCCGTAGTGGCGCTCGTTGAGGCGCCAGGAATGCTCGACCGGCAGCCACAGGGCGTCGAGCTTTTCGAGCACGATGTTGAGCGTCTTGTTCGCACGCTTGAGCACGGACGTGAAGGCAACATCGAACGCGAAGCCTTCGCTGCGCAGCAGCTCGCCTGCTGCCTTGGCTTCTTCATTTCCCTTCTCGGTCAGGTCGACATCCGTCCATCCGGTGAAGCGATTTTCCTTGTTCCAGGTGGATTCGCCGTGTCTGAGCAATACGATCTTGTACATGAGAGACTTCTACTCGCTTTCGTGAAAAATTCGGTCGTTCCGGCACCATGCCCGTGCAGCGCTGCGCCGGCAAAAGGTGGTATTTTATAGCACTCAGTCAACTTCTATCGATCATCGATCGTGATTAGCCATCCCGCCATGGATCTGGTCGGCAAGACCGAACAGATTGAAACCGCCGCTCGTGCCCTCAAGGCCATCTCGCATCCGCTCCGCCTGTCCATTCTGTGCGTGGTTGGCGCTGGCGAGGTGTGCGTCCAGGATATTGTCGAAGCTGTCGGCACGTCCCAGAGCAACATTTCCCAACATCTGGCAATCTTGCGCGACAAGGGCGTCCTGCTCACACGCAAGGATGCCAACCGCGTCTATTACCGTGTCGGCGACCAACGCACACTTCAGCTCATTGCACTGATGAAGGAAGTGTTCTGCGACGAACCGCCGAACAAGGCGTAACACAACATCTAAGGAAGTATCCGTGGAGTTTTTGCAGGACAACTGGTACTGGGCAGCACTGGCGGCCTTCAGTGGCGGCTTTTTGCTGTTTGACAGCGCCCGCGCCCAAGGGGACAAGACGAGTCTTTCCCCGGTGCAAGCAACGCTCAAGATCAACCGCGAGGACGCAATCGTCGTCGACGTTCGCGAGCAGAAGGAATTCGCCCAGGGACACATTCCAAACGCGAAACACATTCCGCTCGCGGCCATTGAGCAGCGCGCCGGCGAACTCGATGGCCACAAGAACAAGCCGGTGATTCTCTGCTGCGCCATGGGCTCGCGCTCGTCAAGCGCAGCCCAGAGCCTGCGCAAGCTGGGTTTCGAACAGGTATTCAACCTGCAAGGTGGCATGTCAGCCTGGCAGCAGGCCGGCCAGCCCGTCAGCACCAAGCGGAAGAAGTAAGCATGAGCGCGCTCGTCAAGATGTACGCTACCCGGACCTGCCCCTACTGCATTCGTGCCGAAGCACTGCTTATTCATAAGGGTGTCACGAACATCGACAAGATTCTCGTCGACGCGGAACCGGCGCGTCGCGACGAAATGGAGGCCGCCAGCGGCGGCGGTCGCACCGTTCCGCAGATTTTCATCAATGGCTCACACGTAGGCGGCTGCGACGACCTGTACGCGCTTGAACATGCCGGCAAGCTCGACGCACTGCTGGCCGCTGGCGCCGACTGAACGGCCCTTCTCACAACATAGACTGACCAAGGTAAATTCATGACCGAGAACACCCAACCCGTCTTCACCATCGAAAAACTCTACATTCGCGACCTGTCCGTCGAAGTGCCCAATGCACCCAAGGTCTTCCTGGAACGCGAAAATCCGCAGATCAACGTGCAACTGCGCAACGATGGCAAACAGATCGACGATGGCGTGTACGAAGTCGTGCTGACCGTCACCGTGACGGCAAAGATCGGGGAAGACAAAACCGTTTTCCTGGTTGAAGCGGCCCAGGCCGGCATTTTCCAGATTCGCAACGTGCCTGAGACCGACATCGAGCCCATCATGATGATCGGCTGCGCCAACATCCTGTTTCCGTATGCCCGTGAAGCAGTCTCTGACGCCGTCACCCGTGCAGGCTTCCAGCCGGTCCTGCTGGCTCCGGTGAACTTCGAAGCCATGTACCAGGCCCGTCAGCAGGCTGGCGAAGGCGCCGCCGAAGCCACGGTTCAGTAATGGCTCGTCGCGTTCTGACGCGCCTGGCCCTGATCGCCATCCTGGGTGCGCTCAGCGCACCTTCGATGGCGCTCGACTATCGGGCCGCCGCCAAGACGAGCGTGCTGTATGACACGCCGTCTCCGGCGGGCAAAAAGCTCTACATCGTCAATGCAGACACACCACTTGAAGTCGTGGTGACACTGGAAAAATGGATCAAGGTGCGCGCACGCGACGGCAAGCTTGCGTGGATTGCGCGGAACGACCTGGCCGACTACCAGTCGGTCATGGTCACCACCGAGCAAGCGGCCGTCCGGAGCGAGGCTCGCGACGATGCACCGCCCAGTTTCATGGCCGCCAACAGTGTCCTCCTGCGCGTCACCGGCCCTGCCCAAGGCGCCTGGCTACCTGTCCGCCACGCAGATGGCCAGACCGGCTTCGTGCGCAAGGTTGACGTCTGGGGCTATTGAACGCGGCATGCGCAACCCAACGATTCTGCGGGTCTGGAAGTCCAAGCATGAAAATCACTGTCTATGGTGCCGGTGCCTGGGGAACAGCCCTGGCCATCGCCTACGCGCCCGACCACGATGTGGTCATGTGGGGTCGCGACGCGGATGCGCTTGCCCTGTGCGAGCGAAATCGCGTCAATCAAGCCCTGCTCCCTGACCGCCCTTTCCCGGCAGCACTTCGCCTTGAGGCTGACCTTGCCAAGGCCGCTGCGCACGCCGAGCTTCACCTGATCGTCACCCCGGTGGCGGGCTTGCGCGCCATCTGCGAACACCTGGCATCAACCGGCAACGCCATGCCCGTACTCTGGGCCTGCAAGGGCTTCGAGAGCGGGACCGGTCTGCTGCCACACGAGGTGGTTGCCGACACACTGGGTGAAACCCACCCGTGCGGCGCGCTGACCGGTCCAAGTTTCGCCGCAGAGGTCGCCGCCGGACAACCGACGGCCATTACGCTGGCGGCGCGCGACCTTGCCCAGGCAACCCTTTGGGCAGACGCCCTGCACCGCCCTCGCCTGCGCCTCTATGCCAACGACGATCTGATCGGGGCCGAAATTGGCGGCGCCATCAAGAACGTCATGGCAATCGCCGCAGGGGTATCCGACGGCCTCGGATTCGGCCTGAACAGTCGCGCTGCGCTCGTGACGCGGGGGCTGGCCGAAATTTCACGACTGGGCCTCGCCCTGGGGGCCCGCCAGGAAACCTTCATGGGACTGGCCGGTCTGGGCGATCTGGTTCTGACATGTACGGGTGACCTGTCACGGAATCGCCGTGTGGGGCTGATGCTCGCCGAGGGCAAACCGCTTGCCCAGATCCTCAAGGAGCTGGGCCACGTCGCCGAAGGCGTGCTGACCACACGAGAGACCGTCGCACGTGCTCAGCGCCATGCAGTTGACATGCCATTGGCGCAAGCCGTAGATGACCTGCTCTCTGGCCGCATGAGCGCGGCCGAGGCAGTGAATGATCTGCTCGCCCGTAGCCCGAAGATTGAATAATGGGTCCTTCGATCACCAGTCAGATGCCGCTCTCGAAATCGAGCTGACGCCAAGCCTCATACAGCACCACTGCGGTTGCGTTGGACAGGTTCATGCTCCGTGACTGGGCCACCATGGGGATACGAATACGCTGTGACTCAGGGATTTCCTCATGCAACCATGCAGGTAGTCCGCGCGTCTCGGCGCCGAACAGCAGGATATCGCCAGCCTCGTACCGTACTTCATCGTAGCGACCGCCCCCCCGGGTCGTCAGTGCAAACACTCTCGGCGACGGGCAAACCACCCTGAATGCAGCCCAGTCTTCGTGCACGGTCACATGGGCCATCTGGTGATAGTCCAGCCCCGCTCGCGCCACAGCCTTGTCGGACAGGACAAATCCCAAGGGCTTGATCAAATGCAGCCGCGCACCGGTGTTCGCCACCAGGCGGATGATATTGCCCGTGTTCGGCGGAATTTCAGGTTCGAAAAGTACGATATGAAACATGGAGCGGGATTGTGCCGTCGCCCCCCGCGCAGATCAACGCCCGGATGGCGTTCGCGCACACACCAGGTTGATGACGCGCGCAGCCCCCGCCTGCTTCAGGGTTTGCGCCAACCGGTCCAGAGTCGCCCCCGAGGTCATCACGTCATCGACCACAAGCACCCGCTGCCCGTCGAGGCGGCCTGAGACATCGAAGGCATGGCGCAGGTTTCGGCGTCGCTCCTTGAGGTTGAGACCCGCTTGTGGCGGTGTTTCGATGACTCTGCGGACACATCCTGCATTAATTCGACAACGATGCAGATGCGCCGTTTCACGCGCAAGCTCGATGGATTGATTGAAGCCACGCTCGGCCAACCGACGTCGGTGCAACGGAACCGGTATCATGCAGTCAAAACTCAGATATTGAGATCGCGTGGCCATGTGATGACCAAGGGCGCGCGCAACGGCGAGATCGTGGCCGTATTTCAACGCATGAATCAACCGGTCAACCGGGGCGCCATACCGAAACACGGCAACGGTGTCATCAAAGGCAGGGGCTCGAGTGAGACAAGCACCACATACGCCAGGACTGGGCAGTTCCGAAGCGCATATCCTGCACGCTGCGCCCAGCCGGGGTAGATCGCTGACACAGCCGTCACACAGGCCCGTTGGCCAGCCTTCGCGACGGCACAGGACGCAATGCATCGGCAAAAACCAGTCGAGCAGACGCGCAGGTAAGCCCCGCCGCCTGGCTGGCTGGTTTGACAAGGGCTTGAGCGATCTAGGATCATCCATAATTTTGTATTACAGCGCAAAAAGCACATCATGACAATGACATCTACCGCAGCGCCCACCACGGCGCAAACGACAGCACCCACCGCCCAGGCCACCCCTTGGCGCGTTGCCGATGTCGAAGCCCTTTTTGCCATGCCGTTCAACGACCTGTTGTTCAAGGCGCAACAGGTCCACCGCGAGCATTTCGATCCGAATGCCGTTCAGCGGTCAACACTGCTTTCGATCAAGACCGGTGGCTGTTCTGAAGACTGCGGCTATTGCTCCCAGTCGGCCCGCTACGACACCGGCCTCGAACGCGAGCGACTCATGCCACTGGACGAGGTGCTGGAGAATGCCCGCGCAGCCAAAGCCAAGGGCGCCAGCCGCTTCTGCATGGGCGCAGCCTGGCGCGGCCCCAAGGACAAGGACCTCGAGCCGGTGCTCGACATGGTCCGCGAGGTCAAGGCACTCGGCCTCGAAACCTGCGTGACCCTGGGTATGCTGAACGACGGCCAAGCCGAAAAACTCGCTGAAGCCGGCCTCGACTACTACAACCACAACATTGATACCTCACCCGAGTTCTACGGCCAGGTGATCACCACGCACACGTTGCAGGACCGGCTCGACACGCTCGGCCGAGTGCGCGATGCGGGCATCAACGTGTGCTGCGGCGGCATCGTCGGTCTGGGCGAAGGCCGCAAGAGCCGCGCCGCCCTGATTGCCCAGCTCGCCAACATGGACCCGCAGCCCGACTCCGTCCCCATCAACAATCTTGTGCGGATCGAAGGCACGCCCCTGGGTGAAAACGAAGCCGTGGACCCGATCGAGTTCGTTCGCACCATCGCCGCTGCTCGTATCACCATGCCCAAGGCCTATGTGCGCCTCTCTGCCGGCCGCCAGCAGATGAGCGACGAAATGCAGGCCCTGTGCTTCCTGGCAGGCGCCAACTCGATGTTCTACGGCGACCGTCTGCTGACCACCGACAACCCGGAAGCCGATCGGGACGAAACCCTCTTCGCAAAACTCGGACTCAACGCCGTTTGATCAGCGAGGGGGCTCAAAGCCCCCTCCAGTCATCAGTCGCCAAGTCAGCGGCGATTGTGTATCGTTCGGGCGGCCGCGCACTGATTTGCGGCACACATGAGCCATGCCTGAAAGTTTCCAGATCAATTCCCGCCATGTCCGGCGCCAGTTCGAACGTGCCGCAGCACGTTACGCCGAGGCCGACGTGCTGGCGCGCGTCACCGCCGAACAGATGCTAGAGCGCCTTGAGGGTATCAACCACACCCCTGCACGCATACTCGAGCTGGGATGCGGCCAGGGACGCGACATCGATGCCCTCGCCAAGCGCTATCCAGACGCGCGTATTCATGCCATGGACGTTGCGCATGCCATGGTCAGACAGATCGAGCCCACCAAAGGCCTGCTGACGCGCCTGTTACGCAAAACCCCCGTCATTGACCGCCTTGTTGGCACAGCGACAGCGTTGCCGCTGAAGGCAGGCAGCGTCGACATGGTGTGGTCCAACCTGATGCTCAATTGGCTGGACGACCCAGCCCCGGCATTACGGGAAGCTCACCGGATCATGCAAGTGGGGGGCATGCTGATGTTCTCAACGCTCGGCCCTGACACGCTCAAGGAACTGCGTGCAGCCCTCGGGGAGGCCGGCAGTGCTCATGTCCACCCCTTCATCGACATGCACGATCTGGGCGACGCGCTGATCAAGGCCGGCTTCGCCGATCCGGTGATGGATATGGACACCCTCACCCTCACCTACGCCGACTTCGACGGCTTGATGGCGGACCTGCGTCTGTCAGGCAGCACCAACGCATCCGAGCAGCGCGCACGAGGCCTTGGCCAGCGCACCGTATGGCTTACTGCCCGTGAGCGCTACGAGCAAGCGCGCCAGGACGGTCGCCTGCCCGCCACGTTCGAGGTGGTGTATGGGCACGCCTGGAAGCCCGAGCCCAAAACCATCGACGACGGGCGCGACATCATCCGTTTCCAGCCCTATCCGGGACGAGGCGCCTGATGAGTTCCCCCGTCTGGCTCTTCGATCTGGACAATACGCTGCACAACGCCAGCGCTCACATCTTTCCGCACATCAACGCGTCGATGACCGCCTACATCTGCGAACAGCTGAACGTGGATGAAACACAAGCCAACCATTTGCGCATGCAGTACTGGCAGCGTTACGGCGCCACCCTGCTGGGGCTTGTCCGCCATCACAACGTGGATCCGGCGCATTTTCTGGCGGAAACGCACCGCTTCGATCGACTGCACGACAAGGTCGTGTTCGATCGCGCGCTGCGCCACCGGCTCGAGCATCTTCCGGGGCGGAAAATTGTCTTTTCGAACGGCCCGTCAGCCTACGCACGATCCGTTTTGTCCATCATGGGCATTGCGCGATGCTTTGACGACGTGTTTGCAGTCGAGAACATGCGCCTGCAGCCCAAACCACAGACCGGTGCATTCCGCCGTCTGCTGCGCGCCCATCGGTTGCAGCCGAAGGCCTGCATCCTCATCGAGGACAGTCTGGAGAACCTGCGGGCCGCCAAGCGCCTGGGCATGAAAACCGTCTGGATTGACCGCAGCCATGGCAAGCCGGCGTATGTGGACATGAAGCTATCCAGCGTCCTTCAGTTACCACGAGCTGCGAGCAAATTGCGTTCGACATCATGAAAAAAAGCGCCATCAGAGGCGCTTCTTTCACTCGCTGGCTGCACGATCACCCGAGACGGGACCGCCCGGGGGCAAGTGCATGGGTTCGGCTTACGCCTTCAACCAGCGCGCAGCCTCGAGCGCGTAGTATGTCAGCACGCCATCAGCGCCGGCGCGCTTGAACGCCACCAGTGCTTCCAGCGCACACGCCTTTTCGTCCAGCCAACCATTGGCCGCAGCAGCCTTGAGCATGGCGAACTCTCCGCTCACCTGATAGACGAAGGTCGGCACCTGCAGCTCATTCTTGACGCGACGCACAATGTCGAGATACGGCATACCCGGCTTCACCATGAACATGTCGGCGCCCTCGGCAATGTCGAGGCTCACCTCGCGAATCGCCTCGTCACTGTTGGCGGGGTCCATCTGGTACGTGTACTTGTTTCCGCCCGCAAGGTTCCCGGCAGAACCCACCGCGTCACGGAACGGGCCGTAATAGCTCGACGCGTATTTCGCCGAATAGGCCAGGATGCGCGTGAGGATATGCCCGCCAGCGTCCAGCTCAGCGCGAATTCGCGCTACCCGACCGTCCATCATGTCCGACGGAGCCACGACATCGGCCCCTGCGTCAGCATGACTTCGAGCCTGTTTGGCCAGGGCTTCCAGCGTCTCGTCATTCATCACGTAGCCACTGGCATCGATCAGGCCGTCCTGACCATGACTGGTGTAGGGATCGAGCGCCACATCGGTGATGACGCCGAGTTCGGGAAAGCGGTCCTTGAGACCCGCTACCACGGTTGGCACGAGTCCCTCCGGGTTCCACGCCTCTTCGGCGCCTTCGCTCTTTTTGTTCGCTTCAATCACAGGAAACAGCGCCAGCGCCGGCACGCCGAGCGAGAGCGCCTCTTCCGCCACTCCATAGAGCAGGTCCAGCGAAACGCGCTCGACCCCGGGCATGGACGCAACCGTCTGGCGCTGCCCCTGGCCTGGCAGGACAAAAACGGGATAGATCAGATCATTGGCCGTCAGCACATGCTCGCGCATCAGGCGGCGGGAAAAGTCATCTCGACGCATGCGGCGCATGCGAGTGGCGGGAAAGACGGGAGTGCGGTTCATGGAAAATACGTCCTGAGAGATTCAGTCACAAAGTCAGGTTCATTGTGCCGGGAACTTTGGCTCCCTGCATTGATCTAGGAGAAAGACGGTGAGGATGTCTCCTCGCTGTTTAACCTCCCTGAGCGGGCGCCCTACCCCATGAAGTAGGGCCTTCAACCCCCGGCTTTCTCCCCTTTGGCCGGGGGCTTTCTTTTGTCTGCCCGCTTCACGCATCCGGTGCGGCGTCGGTGTATCCCCCGAGCGCCGACTCGAGCCAGGGCCCCACCGTCTTTTCGACTTCGTCCATACCGGTCTTCTTGAGACTGGAAAAGAGCTGCACCGACACCTGGTCGCCCCACTCGGCAGCGACCTGCTTGCGCGTGGCCGCCAGCGTTTTCGCCGCCTCACTGCGGGTGAGCTTGTCCGATTTGGTCAGCAGACAGTGCACCGGACGGCCGCTGGGCGCGAACCAGTCGAGCATCTGACGATCAAGCGGGGTCAGTGGCCGACGCGAATCCATGATGAGCACCAGCCCCACCAGATTCGGGCGTTCGGTCAGGTAGATCTCCAGCAGGCGCTGCCACTGCTTGCGGATCTTCTCCGGCACCTCGGCATAGCCGTAGCCGGGCAGATCAACCATCACGGCACCGTTACGCAGTCTGAAGAAGTTGATCAGTTGCGTCCGACCAGGGGTTTTGGAGACGAAGGCAAGTCGGGTGTGTGCAGCGAGCGTATTGATTGCGCTCGATTTACCGGCGTTGGATCGCCCCGCAAATGCCACCTCTGGCCCGTTGGGTGCCGGCAGCCCTTTGGGCTCGGCAATGGAGATTTCGAAAGTCGCGTGACGAAACAGGGACATTGGGTGGGACCGGACGCACAGATGAAAAATGGCCGGGTGTTGCGTCGCGCAAACCGGCCTTGGTGTTATAGAATAGCAGGATTCAAAAAATTTCGACCATTGCTTCCAAGGACTTTGTGATCATGCTGAAGCGTTCCCTGTTGATCTCACTCCTGCTCGTCGCAGGTTCCATCCAGGCTGAAGAAGCCGCTCCGAATACGGAGAAAGCCAAGCAGATCGCCACTACGCTCTGCGCCGGCTGCCACAACCCTGATGGCAACAGCCAGTTGGCCGCCAATCCGAAGCTGGCAGGCCAGATTCCGGAGTATCTGTACAAGCAGCTGAAGAACTTCAAGGGTGCTGAGGGCGCTACGCCGGAACGCGTGAATGCCACCATGAACGCCATGGTTGCCGGCCTGTCCGACGAAGACATGAAGGGTCTGGCACACTACTTTGCCGGACAGACACTCGAGCCGTCCGTGGCCACCAATGGTGCGCTCGTTGAGATGGGCCAGAAGATCTGGCGCGCTGGCGACGCCTCCAAGGGCCTGCCTGCCTGTGCCGCCTGTCATGGTCCGGCCGGCGCCGGCCTGCCGGCTCAGTTCCCGCGTATTGCGGGCCAGTTTGCCGAGTACACCGAAGCACAGCTGAAGGCCTTCCGCGCTGAAGAGCGTGCCAACGATCCGGCCAAGATGATGCGCATGATCGCGCTCAAGATGACCGACAAGGAAATCAAGGCAGTAGCCGATTACGCTGCCGGCCTGCGTTGATCGTCTGGTTGATTGCTTCACGAACGGGGTGGCTCAGGCCACCCCGTTTTTCTTTCTGCCACCAGATACAGAGACATTCATGAAAAAGCCGCTGCTCACCATACTCTCGTGCCTTGCGGTCACAACAGCACTCGCCCACCAGCAAACCGGCGATGACCGGGTGGACTACCGACAAGGCGCCTACAAGATCATGGGCTGGCACATGGGGATCCTCGGAGATATGGCACGCGGCGAAACTGCTTTTGACCTTGACCGTGCGCGCGAAGCGGCCCGCCACCTTCAATGGGCTGAGCGATTGACGGCTACCACCTACACCCCGGACACGAAACAGGCACACAAATCTCGCCTGCTGCCCAAGGCGTGGCGCGATATGGATGCCTTTGCCGACCGCGGCAAAGCGCTGAAAAACAAAATCGACGCCCTGGAAAGCGACCTTGAGGCGGGAAACGAAGGCGCCGCCCGGCAGCGCATCGGCGAGGTCGGCAAGGCTTGCAAGGCATGCCATGACGATTTTCGGGAAAAGATGAAGCACTGAGGGCCGTCGAGTGGCCAACACGACGGGGCGATTGATCGCCCCGTTTTTTTCATCGTCGGGGTCTTGGTTGTGCCAGCACCTCAAGCTCGGCCGGACTAAAGCCTGCCGCAAGGCGCGCCGGTCGATTCAAAGGCGGCCTGGGCCATGGCGCGTCAAACGCATCAATGAGCGAACGATAGTGCGCTTCGGGTTCCAGACCGCGCTCGCTGCAGAAATACCGAAACCAATGATCCCCGAGCGCGACATGCCCGATTTCGTCACGCAGAATGATGTCGAGAATCGACAAGGTTTTCTGGTCCCCGATGGCACGCAATTTCGCCATGATGGGTGGCGTCGCATCCAGCCCCCGGGCCTCCAGCACACGCGGCACCAGGGCCATGCGGGCGAGCGGATCATCTGCCGTCTTGACGGTCATCTGCCATAGCCCGTCGTGCGCGGGGAAATCACCATACTGGGCACCCAGTTCAAGCAGCCGCTCACGCACCAGTGTGAAATGGCAGGCCTCTTCGGCAGCCACATCGATCCAGCCACGATAGAAATCGTCTGGCAAGCAACGGAATCTGTAGGCGCAATCGAGCGCCAGATTGATGGCGTTGAACTCAATGTGCGCGATGGCATGCAGCAGCGCGGCATGGCCATCCTGCGCGCCCAGACGGCGATTTGGCACCCCGGCTGGCGCCACAAGTACCGGGCGTTCGGGGCGTCCGGGTTCCGTTACCGTCAGCACAGGGGCGTCAGTCGCCGACTTGAGCCGACCTTCGTCGCAGTCGCGCTTGAGCTGAACGACCGCTTCGCACTTTTCCTGCGGATCGCAAACAAGCAAGGCCGCAAGCGCGGCCTTGTGAAGAGAGTGACTCATTGTCAGCCGACGCTCAGCGCATCATCCCGGGCATCATGCCCTTCATGCCACGCATCATCTTGGCCATACCGCCTTTCGAGAACTGCTTCATGACCTTCTGGG
Coding sequences within:
- the yihA gene encoding ribosome biogenesis GTP-binding protein YihA/YsxC, with product MSLFRHATFEISIAEPKGLPAPNGPEVAFAGRSNAGKSSAINTLAAHTRLAFVSKTPGRTQLINFFRLRNGAVMVDLPGYGYAEVPEKIRKQWQRLLEIYLTERPNLVGLVLIMDSRRPLTPLDRQMLDWFAPSGRPVHCLLTKSDKLTRSEAAKTLAATRKQVAAEWGDQVSVQLFSSLKKTGMDEVEKTVGPWLESALGGYTDAAPDA
- the bioB gene encoding biotin synthase BioB, giving the protein MTSTAAPTTAQTTAPTAQATPWRVADVEALFAMPFNDLLFKAQQVHREHFDPNAVQRSTLLSIKTGGCSEDCGYCSQSARYDTGLERERLMPLDEVLENARAAKAKGASRFCMGAAWRGPKDKDLEPVLDMVREVKALGLETCVTLGMLNDGQAEKLAEAGLDYYNHNIDTSPEFYGQVITTHTLQDRLDTLGRVRDAGINVCCGGIVGLGEGRKSRAALIAQLANMDPQPDSVPINNLVRIEGTPLGENEAVDPIEFVRTIAAARITMPKAYVRLSAGRQQMSDEMQALCFLAGANSMFYGDRLLTTDNPEADRDETLFAKLGLNAV
- a CDS encoding tRNA (cytidine(34)-2'-O)-methyltransferase, with amino-acid sequence MFHIVLFEPEIPPNTGNIIRLVANTGARLHLIKPLGFVLSDKAVARAGLDYHQMAHVTVHEDWAAFRVVCPSPRVFALTTRGGGRYDEVRYEAGDILLFGAETRGLPAWLHEEIPESQRIRIPMVAQSRSMNLSNATAVVLYEAWRQLDFESGI
- a CDS encoding pyrimidine 5'-nucleotidase; this encodes MSSPVWLFDLDNTLHNASAHIFPHINASMTAYICEQLNVDETQANHLRMQYWQRYGATLLGLVRHHNVDPAHFLAETHRFDRLHDKVVFDRALRHRLEHLPGRKIVFSNGPSAYARSVLSIMGIARCFDDVFAVENMRLQPKPQTGAFRRLLRAHRLQPKACILIEDSLENLRAAKRLGMKTVWIDRSHGKPAYVDMKLSSVLQLPRAASKLRSTS
- a CDS encoding ComF family protein: MFRYGAPVDRLIHALKYGHDLAVARALGHHMATRSQYLSFDCMIPVPLHRRRLAERGFNQSIELARETAHLHRCRINAGCVRRVIETPPQAGLNLKERRRNLRHAFDVSGRLDGQRVLVVDDVMTSGATLDRLAQTLKQAGAARVINLVCARTPSGR
- the hemB gene encoding porphobilinogen synthase, translated to MNRTPVFPATRMRRMRRDDFSRRLMREHVLTANDLIYPVFVLPGQGQRQTVASMPGVERVSLDLLYGVAEEALSLGVPALALFPVIEANKKSEGAEEAWNPEGLVPTVVAGLKDRFPELGVITDVALDPYTSHGQDGLIDASGYVMNDETLEALAKQARSHADAGADVVAPSDMMDGRVARIRAELDAGGHILTRILAYSAKYASSYYGPFRDAVGSAGNLAGGNKYTYQMDPANSDEAIREVSLDIAEGADMFMVKPGMPYLDIVRRVKNELQVPTFVYQVSGEFAMLKAAAANGWLDEKACALEALVAFKRAGADGVLTYYALEAARWLKA
- the bioC gene encoding malonyl-ACP O-methyltransferase BioC, producing MPESFQINSRHVRRQFERAAARYAEADVLARVTAEQMLERLEGINHTPARILELGCGQGRDIDALAKRYPDARIHAMDVAHAMVRQIEPTKGLLTRLLRKTPVIDRLVGTATALPLKAGSVDMVWSNLMLNWLDDPAPALREAHRIMQVGGMLMFSTLGPDTLKELRAALGEAGSAHVHPFIDMHDLGDALIKAGFADPVMDMDTLTLTYADFDGLMADLRLSGSTNASEQRARGLGQRTVWLTARERYEQARQDGRLPATFEVVYGHAWKPEPKTIDDGRDIIRFQPYPGRGA